The Paenibacillus swuensis genome contains the following window.
TCCATTAATGTCTGTTTAACATCTTGATACAGTTCGTTATTGTTGAAGATTCTGCGCATCATGATAAATATTTCTCGCCCTTGCGATTGTGACACTAATTCCAGGAAAAAATATTTGGACGAGAATTTAGTAATATTCCTGATCAGATCCTCGATTGCGTCGTTGTCTCTTGCCATACGAACATGGGAATAGCAATTGGACAGCTTAAGCAGCACGATTTTGTGAAACATATTTAGGAGCAACCCATAGTAATACTCCCCGAACATCTGATTGGCCAAATGACGCATGCGTCCTTCGGTTTGATTTGTAATGCATGCGAAAGTATGCTCATTTACGATATAATTCGTGTCCGGAGCCCAACGGTTATAACTGTGGATCTCACAATATCTTTGAATGTAATCGGGATTGCTTGAGGAAATGAAAGGCTTGCCGTCCATATCATAGCCATCGAGTCGCGCCACCCTGTACAGATCGTTCTGAATATACTGCTCCCCTTCCTCTAGCCCATAAAAGAAGATGCAATACATACGCTCATCCATAAAATAAGGCAACGTTTCAAAATAAGCGCCCTCCATACCCGATTTGTCCAAAAAAGGAAGGATTCCAGACGCCAATTTCTGGAAAATAAACTTTTCAACTTCTTCGTAGTCGACCCCATCATGTTGAATGGACGTTTGGCAATCCTGATCCGTCACATCCTGCAGTACACGCAAGCGGCTGGCAAATTCCAAGGCGGTGCTAAGCACTATGGATTCACCCGCAAGCTCTGTACGAATCGTTATGAATCCAAGGTCAAACGGACACAACATGACATCTATAGATAAAATGCGAAAAGGAATGGCATGGAACGGCGTATTCAGCTCGCATTCCAAATCAAGTTTTTTGGAGAATCGTTGCATGGCATCCGGATCATCCTCGTGCGGAAACAGAACATTCGAGGTGAACGGCAGGAAATATCGCTCCATTCGCTGGTGGGAGACATTGAATTCCGAACCGTAATATTTCTTTTCCAGCTCCATCTTATTTAAATAAAAGGGTTCATAACCATCTGATACGAGCTGAGAGATCATAGATTCGCGTTTATTCGGCTCGATCGAAAAGGGGAAAATAAATTGACCTAATCCGGTGCGCAGCTTCTTTTCAGTAACTTCTTGTTTCATTTGCATCCCCTTCAGTCTTATCCATTACGAGTCATTACCCATATTCGGCCGCGTCTTAACAAGTCCGTATTAAATGATCTTGAGAAATTCCGTAATCTAACCTTCATGATGTTGAAAAGCCGAATCCCTTAAGGAATCGGCTCAACAATTGTCGTATTCTGCGCTTTCCCGGGAAAGTTTTCTGTTCCCTGATGCTTATGCATTCGCCTTAGATTAAACCGCTGCTGTCATCATAATCATATCGGAATCCGTCTTCTTGAGCGGCGGTCTCCGAATGAGACTGAATCATAGGCATGCTTTGCAGCTTGGTCAACACCTGTCTGTATTGAATCTGGGCATGATAGGAGCCGCTATGATTCATAGCTTCATTCAGAGCTTGTTCAATTAAGGATCTTTCATTCTCTGATAGTTGCATAGTGCCCTCCGTCAATTGATCTCATTCCCTCTTAGCATATCCATTCTTTTGAAAATTATAGTCGCTTGTTAAACATACGGAGCTTCCCAGCTTTTTTTGTTCCACCCCAACGTATCGCTGATGACATTTAAATTCCGGTCCAGTTCCACTTCGGCACCGAACGGCAGTTTATGATTATGCCAGAAGCGCATGTCGCTCCACACTACTTTGTATCCGTCGCGATGTTCCAGACACATCACATGCACCCGCTGGGCAAAATGCAGAAAAGCGCGCACACCGTCTGTGTGTATGGAAGCCTGGATCATCGGATTCTCTTCACCTTTGGTATATGTATCTTTATGAATGATTCGTCCGTAGCGGACATAACCGGTTTTGAACTGTTGTTCAGTCTCCACCATAAATTGAAAGTAGAACCAATGCAGACTCGGGATGACATGACAATTTCCGGTATTTCCAAAATGTTCACGGACTTTATAAACAATCCATCTCTGATGGATAAAACGGAGAAGAATGTAAACGAATGTTACCCCAAACAATGATTTGAACATTTCACCGGCATTTACATCCGACAGGATCCAGACCAGCAGCCCACCCGCATGCATCGTAAACAAGAACGGATCAAAAATAGAGAGAGTGTCGAGATGAAACCATTTTGCCGTAAAAGGTCTGAAGCACTGCACCCCGTAAGCGTTAAATAAATCCAGAAATACGTGAAAGCAGACCGCTGTAAATATCCATCCATACAAATGCGACCATGAAGACAGCACACCGAATATCGCTGCGAGCGGCAAGGAAAGCAAGAGCGGCCATAGAAACAGTGCCGGTACGGAATGTGTAATCCCGCGATGGTGTCTGATGTAGGCTTTGGGACCTTTAAACCTTACAATCGAATCGAAATCCGGGGCATGCGAACCGATTAACGTACCTATAAGTACAGCATGAAACATGGAATCCGACCCGCCAACCGACGGATCCAAACAAGCGAGCCCTGCCAACGAAGCGCCAAATACCAGATGACTACCCGTATCCATTCGTTACGACTCCCCCTGCAATCATAATGGCAACTCGCAAGCCTGCTGAGGCTTATGATCGGAGCATACCATTGAACTGTTCGGGGCGTGTTTGTGCTGTTTTAAATTATTGTTGAGACGTTTGTTTTTTGATTTAAGCTTTCCCAAAGATAGAACGTTACATAACTGCACCAAGGCGACCACGAGGCTCCCATTTCACGGACAAAAGGCTCTCCGGGTTGCACATCCAACCCATAATTTTTGCGGATGGCATTCCGTAAACCGATGTCGGCAGCGGGCAACAGATTAGGTCTCCCCATTCCGAATAAAAGAAAGCACTCTACGGTCCATCTCCCGATGCCTCGAATCTTGACAAGCTGATTGATTATATCCTCATCCTCCTTAAGCCGAAGGGTTTCAAGATCAAGTGTACCTTCCGCTACCGATCTGGCGAAATCAATGACATATTCCGCTTTACGCTGGCTGAACTGTTGTTCACGCAGTTGTTCGTATGTAAGTGCCGCCACTTCCTGAGCGGAAGGAAATACAGGGTACAACGTTCCGTTTATTTCTAATGGTTTGGATGCGGCTTCTACAAGACGTCGATTCAGGGTGGAAGCAAACGTTAGATTAACTTGTTGTCCGATAATCGTTTTAGTCATGCATTCAAATAAATCCGCCTCCAGGATGAAACGTAACCCGTAATGGTCAGCCGTCACTTTAGATAGTACCGGGTCCCCTTCCAAATGTGCATAAAACGACTTTAGATCGACATCTGCCGTAAGCATGGTTCTCAGACGTGCTTCAACTTCTTCGAGATCGCTTGGCTTGATTTCATGTTCCGCGTTTACTTGAATATCCAGACTTGGCTCCTCTGCATTCCCGGTGGAACGCATACCGACAAGGTATACCTTGTCGGCTATTCGTAAAGTGCGGACTAGGGCGCCGTCCTCGTAACGGAACATCTCATGGGAAACCCCCTGCAATCGCTTCGTCATCCGTTCAAAATCAAATGGTGCTGACGGGATCATCTCAAACCTGTGCGCGCTCATCATTTCTCCTCCTTAGCTCTTAACGGAATCGGGTAGGAGCTATGATCGGAAGCCACCTGTGTATTGGGAAAAATACGCCGGGCTTCCTCAAGCAGCAGATCCGTGCCCTCATCGGCGTATCTGCCGCTGATATGCGTCAATACCAGTTGATTTGCACCCGCTGCAGCCGCGGCATGTGCCGCTTCAGACGTTGTGGAATGATAGAATTCCCTAGCGAGGGCAGCCAATTCTTGAGCAAAGGTCGCTTCATGAACAAGCAGATCCGCGCCTTGCGCAAGCCTGAGAACATTGGCGCATGGCCGGGTATCCCCCAGAACAACGATAATACGTCCGGGTTGCGGCGGTCCGACGACATCGGAAGAACGAATAACGGTACCTTCGGGCAACGTTACATCCGTTCCGTTCTTGAGTAACCCGTACTGAGGACCGGGTAACAGTCCATATGATTTAACTTTTGCTATATCCAATGATCCCGGCTTCGGTTTCTCCTGGATTCGGTAACCATAACTGTCGATACGATGGTCCAACAATGCGGTTTCCACAGTACATTGTTCATCCTCATATACGAGACCTTCCGAAATCTCGACTATATTCATGTCGTAATTCAATCTGGATTGACTGATTTGCATGGAGGTTCTTATATACGCTTCAATCCCCTTTGGTCCGAAAATCGTAAGAGGCGAGGTCCCGCCTTGATTCGAGCGGGAAGAAAGCAGACCCGGCAGCCCGAATATATGGTCACCGTGCAAATGCGTAATCCAGATAAACTCAAGCTTGCTCAGCTTAAGTGGTGAACGCAGCACTTGATGCTGTGTGGCTTCTCCGCAATCGAAAAGCCAGAAGCTTCCCCGCTCCTCATATTGCGTCAAGGCGATCGAGGTTACATTGCGTTCTTTGGTCGGCATTCCGGCACCTGTGCCGAGAAAATAGATGTCCATGGGATCGTTCTCCCTTCGGTATAGTGAAAAGAAAGCCCTCATCTCAAGATGAAGGCTGTCCTAATTAATGGTGTTAAATATAAATGAAGTTAATCATGGGGAGACGTTATGCTTTATCCACATTAAAGTATTGCGCTTGCGGATGGGCGAAAACCATCGCGGATACTGACGATTCTGGTTCCATCATAAACCCTTCAGTTAACTCTACACCGATATCCTCAGGGTGCAATAAATCGAACAGAAGCTCCTGATCCTCCAAATTCGGGCAAGCCGGATAACCGAACGAGACCCGGATGCCTTGATATCTGGCGCCCAAACGCTGCTTCATTGTCATATTAACCGGATCCGGGTACCCGCATACATCGCGCATCATCTGGTGCATACGTTCCGCCAAAGCTTCAGCCAGCTCCAGAGCCACCGCTTGAAGCGCGTGCATGCGCAGGTAGTCCCCTTTGGCTTTCATTTCTTCAGCCAGTTCACGGACACCTGAGCCCGCCGTTACGACCAGAAAACCGACATAATCCATAACGCCGCTACTCACGGGTTTCAGGAAGTCAGCCAGACATAGGTAAGGATCTACCTGTTGGCGCGGGAACGTGAAGGTCTTCAGAACCTTTGTATGATCTTCTGGATCGTATACGATGACGTCATTACCTGAGGATTGTGCCGGGAAGAATCGGTACATGCCGCTTGCGCGATATACGCCGTTCGTAGTGGCTTCGTGCAGCAATCCATCCACCACATCTTTAAGTTGTGTCGCTTTAGGATCACGGTCCGCAAGCAGTTGTTCTACAGAACCCTTCAATCCCAGATGATGGCCCAGTAACATCTGCATATTCACATAGGGAAGTATGTGTGAAATGGGATAATCTCTAAGCACATGGCGGTCCAGATCCGGTGGAGTAAACACCGGTGCATCCTGTGAAATTTCAGAACGGACAGCGCGGGTTAAAGGCGGCAAATCTTTTCGACCGGATTCCATGACATCCGATTCTTTAAATTCACGCATCTCCGCCACAAGCTTAGCCCGTTGATCAGGATTGCTTAACTGGTTCGCGATATCCAGACCGTCCATGGCATCCTTGGCATACAAGACTAGACCATCGTATTCCGGCGAAATTCGGTTTTTAGTAAATTTACGTGTTAAGGCCGCGCCGCCGACAAGAATGGGGACATCAATTCCCGCATTCTTCAGATCCTGTGCTGTTATAATCATCTGTTGCGCCGATTTGACCAATAATCCCGACAAACCGATCGCATCGGGCTTCTCTTTGCGATAAGCTTCAATCAATTGCTCGGGCGGCACTTTGATCCCTAAATTAACGATTTGATAGCCGTTGTTGGAGAGTATGATCTCCACGAGGTTTTTGCCGATATCATGTACATCGCCTTTGACGGTAGCCAGCAAAATTTTGCCTTTCACGGCTGTTTCATTCTTCTCCATAAATTGTTCCAGATGCGTTACAGATGATTTCATCACTTCCGCGCTTTGGAGTACCTCGGCGACGATTAGCTCATTGTTGTTAAACAAACGTCCTACTTCACTCATACCGGCCATTAAAGGTCCGTTGATGACTTCTAAGGGCGCGTACTTCTGTAAAGCAAGATCCAGATCGGGAATTAAACCTTCTTTCGTTCCTTCCACGACATAAGACGCCAATCTCTCTTCCAGCGAAAGATTCGAAATTTTCTCTTTCTTCTCTACTTTCTTGTTTCGGAAAGCGGCCACGAATTCGGCTAAAGTCTCGTCATTCGTATCAAATATCAGCCGTTCGGCCAATTGGCGTTCTTCTTCCGGAATGGATGCGTATCGCTCCAGCTTCTCGGTATTAACGATAGCGTAATCCAAGCCGGCCTTGGTGCAATGATACAAATAAACGGAGTTCAGCACTTCCCTGCCCGCATCCGGTAAACCGAACGAAATGTTGCTTAATCCAAGAATGGTGTGCACTTTAGGATACTTTTCCTTGATTAGACGGATCCCTTCAATGGTTTCCACAGCAGAACCAAGGTATTGAGGATCGCCGGAACCAATCGGGAACATATTCGGATCAAAAATAATATCTTCCGGATTCAGACCGTATTTATTTACAAGTAAATCGTAGGAACGGTCGGCAACCTCCAGCTTCGCTTCCCTGGAAACCGCTTGTCCCCGTTCGTCAATCAAGATCACAACAACCGCGGCCCCGTATTTATGGATAAGAGGAACGATACTTTCGAATTTCACTTCGCCGTCTTCTAAATTGATGGAATTGATGATTGCTTTACCCTGGGAATATTTCAGTCCGAGCTCAATGATGTGATCATAAGTGGAATCAATCATTAACGGAACCTTTACCTTCTTCACAACTTGTTGAATAAAGGTTTCCATAGCTGCGTATTCATCGATATCCGTATCCTGAAGATTGATATCTACAATGTAAGCTCCGCCTTTGACTTGCGCGCGGGCAATCTCGGAAGCCTCTTCGAATTTCTGTTCTTTAATTAAGCGTTTAAACTTGCGGGAGCCGGAAACATTCGTTCTTTCGCCTACCATATAGGGACGATTTTCAGCTTCCACATACACGGTTTCGATCCCGGATACAGCGGGCGGATGCTGACCGTTCTGCTCGCGCGGCGGGTATTGGCTTAACGTTTCAGCCATGGCCCGGATATGCTCGGGGGTTGTGCCGCAACATCCGCCGGCAATGTTTAGCCAGCCTTGGGAAGCGAAGCCCCCAATCTTCTTCGCCAAGGATTCCGGGGATTCATGATAGCTCCCGTTTTCATCCGGAAGTCCCGCATTGGGGTAACAGCTCACCGCGCTGCTGGCAATGCCTGAGAGTGTGCGAATATGGTCCCGCATGAATTCGGGGCCGGTAGCACAGTTTAACCCGATCGAAATCGGTTTCAGATGCTCCAGAGAAATATAGAACGACTCTATATTTTGACCGGCCAATGTTGTGCCCATCGGTTCAATCGTTCCGGAAATCATGAGCGGGAGCTCTATACCGGTTAATTCAAAAGCGCGGCGTATGCCGATCGTGCCCGCCTTTACATTTAACGTATCTTGAGAGGTTTCCAGAAGCAACGCATCCACGCCGGATTCAATCAAGGCTTGAGCCTGCTCGAAGTAACTGTCCACCAACTCATCGAACGTTACGCCACCGGTTACCGATAATGTTTTCGTTGTGGGACCCATGGCGCCTGCGACATACCGCGGCCATTCAGGTGTAGAAAACTTCTTAGCGGCATCCACAGCCAACTTCGCGGCAGCCTTGTTCAATTCGACAGCACGATCTTGCAAATCGTATTCAGCCAACACCACGCTGGTGGAACCGAACGTGTTGGTTTCAAGAATATCGGCCCCTGCTTCAAGATAAGCCTCATGTATAGAAGAGATTACATCGGGCCTGGTAAGCACAAGCATTTCATTACAGCCATCCAGGTCGTCCGATCCGAAATCCTCAGCTGTTAAATCCGCTTGCTGAATCATCGTTCCCATGGCGCCGTCGAGTATTAAGATCTTCTTCAGTAATTGCTCCTGCAGTAGTGGTTTGTTCATCTGAGCCCTCTTCCCCTCCGAAAAAATCGTTAAAATATAGTCTATCAGATTACTAGACATTAGAAAAGAATAAACTAACCGGCTGGGCCGCCGGAGACATCGACAGAACTATAAAATTGGTTTATAATCGAATCAATTCATACCATAATGATAGGAATTAGGAGGAATCAAACATGGCTGAAATTCGTTTGCGCAACACCAATGAACGCATTACGGGAGAAGAGAATGTAAAAGCCTTTTTGGAAAGTCAAGAAGTGTTATATGAGCATTGGAACCCCGATGTAATGCCTGCGCATTTAAAGGAACAATTCATCCTTACCGATGAGAATAAACAAGAAATCCTGACTGCTTATGAACATGAGATCAAGGATCTTGCCTCTCGCCGAGGTTACCAGACCTGGGATATTGTCGCTTTGTCTGAAGCAACACCCAATCTGGATGCCATTCTCAAAAAATTTGAGGACGTACATACGCATACGGAAGACGAAGTGCGTGCAATCGTGGCCGGCCGGGGTATATTTATCATCAAGGGGACACCTGAAGTGGGTTACTTTGATGTAGAATTAGAAGCAGGTGATGTAATCTCTGTACCGGAGCATAAGCCGCATTTCTTTACATTGATGGACAATCGTCAAATCGTGGCGGTTCGTTTATTTATTGAAACCGAAGGCTGGATTGCCCACTCATTCGCGGATCCTGAATTTATTAAAACATAATAACCTTACACATGAGAAAGCCCCTAAACTTCCATATGGAAGCTTAGGGGTTTTCGGGTTAAAAACGTTATTCAGCAAATGAATGGATAATGTCGTGTAATTCTTCTAAATGTTTGATTTGAAACGTAGGTCGAATGTCGGAATCATTGGCTAGTCCGCGGCGGTTAATCCATACATTCTTCATACCTACGCGATTAGAGCCCAGAATATCAGTCGTTAATTTATCTCCGACCATCAAACCTTCATCAGCGTTAATGTTCAACAACTCCATAGCATGATGAAATATCGCTTCAGCCGGTTTTCCCTGTCCGAATTGGCCCGAGATCATGATATGGTCGAAGTAAGGAGCCATGAGCGGAACCATAGCCAATTTTTCTTTCTGTAAATCAGGCGATCCGTTGGTTAACAAAAGCAGCTTAACCTTGCCTTTAAGCTCGTCCAAAACACGGTAGGTTTCTTCATATACATAAGGCAGTTTCCGGCGGGTTTGATGGAACAGCTCACCCAATTCGGCCCCCGCTTGTTCATCGTCAACACCCAAAACATGAAGGGCACGTGTCCACGCTTCTTTACGATATCCAGGCGCAAGTTCGTTTAATTTACGAAACTGTTCGTGCTCGCCTTCGGTAAAGTTGCCCCAGAGCGCCTCATACGGATTAATTCCGATCATTTGTGTGAAAGGAAACGTCTCATAAGACTCATACAGAGCGCGTGCTTCCTTCCGAACCGCAGCCTCCAATTCCCGGGCATCCACCCCTAATCGATCTGCCGCAGACTCACAAACCATCTCGAAAGCTTCCAATACACTTCGATCATCCCAAAGCAATGTATCATCCAAATCAAACAAAACCGCCTGAATTGACATTAATCCTTCGCTCCTCCGACTATTTAGCTTTTACTTCAAAAGGCACATCGTTCTGTTGCGCAAATTTTTGTAGTGCCGGTTCGATTGTAACCGTGTCATACCTATTCCAAGTACGTGATAGTACCCAGCTGTTCTTACTGTGTTTAAAAGTAATCACGATCGATCCCGGTTGAGATGTGATCTTATCGACGGAGCCAGCATACATCTTCTTGTCCGCCCCATATTTGCGAGTGGAAACGTAGTCCTTTCCGATGGCCAGATAGGGCTTCCTCAAAAAGAATATCACCGCCAATAGGAGATAACTTAACACGGTGAACCAATACATTGTGCCTCTTTCCTCACCTGCGAACGTGAAACCGAAGAAAACCGCCACGGCCGCGCAGGCTAAGGGCAGTATGAAGCTTCGTCCCGTATAACGATCTGGTCCTGCGACAGAGGTCTGGGAGATGGTCCCTTTACCTTGTTTCACGCGTAACTTGTTGCTGACCTTGGAGTTTTTTTGTACCATGCGCTCCCATTTTCGGGACATACGTTATCCACCTGTCTTTAATGTTTTATTTGATCCTCGCCATCGACCAATGTGATATTTTCCAGCTGGTTCCGGAGTGATCTCTTAAATCCGTTAATATATTGATCGCGAAGTTGTTTCTGTTCCGCGGTTTCTTCCGGTGTAAGTCCTTCTTTTTTCTGTTTACGAGATAATTCATTAATTCTGGCTACAATTTCATCCATTGTTATATGACCTCCTTGTCTGTATCCTTTTTACTTTGCCATGTTGATATTTGAATGTCAAGAACCGAGCAAATATTTATAAGAATCATCATATACACTATGTTTTCTACTACAGAAAACAAAAAGGGCACCGAAAAGCGCCCGGGATGAAGCATATATAGAAGAGACAGTTCATCTCGAATCTAATTCATGAATGAATGGTTATGGAAGAACAAGAATTTGACCTTCTTGCAGTAAGCTGCCTACTAAATGATTCATCTTACGCAAATCGGAAATATATGAACGTATGTTCTTATCCTTGGGCGCATGTGCTTCTGCTATACTCCATAATGTGTCCCCGGAATCCACGAGCACTCTCCGAGGGTTAACATTCGAAGAGACTTGATTAAAACTTAATTCTAAGTTGTTGTTGTTCGCTTTCTTGTTCGTCTCCGTGGTTGATTCACCGTAGGCCTGTATGACGGCTCCGAAAGAGAAACAGATTAGAAACAATGTAAAAAAGAAAGTAAATTTCTTGAGTTTAACATAGCCAAGTGTTCCTTTAGGTGTGGATTTAACTTTATGAGTTCCCGTCGAATTCGTATTAGAATATGTATAATAGGCTTGCATGATGTCACCCTCCCAAACGTTTGTTCTTATTTGTATAAACATAAGATAACACGAACAAATGTTTGAGTCAACATAAATATCGAAACATTTGTTCTCATATAATGGATAAATATTCGAACTTATGTTTGTACGAACTCCGGTTCTGTGTTATACTTTCTCTAACTAATATTGTTAAATTGGAGTGATGATCGTGTCGAAGATTTCCAGTCGTCAGTTGGCGATTTTAGACTTCATCAAGAATGAAGTGCGCGATAAAGGCTATCCACCTTCTGTTCGAGAAATCGGTGAAGCTGTCGGACTTGCCTCTTCTTCCACTGTCCATGGACATTTGGACAGACTTGAGAAGAAAGGCCTGATTCGCCGGGACCCTACGAAACCTAGAGCTATTGAGATTCTCGGTAACGATGAAAGTGCCAACATTTATCCTTTCTCCGTGTCCCGAGTGCCGCTCGTGGGTAAAGTAACGGCCGGTGTTCCCATTACCGCGACGGAGAATATTGAAGATTACTTTCCTCTACCGAATCACATTGTCGGGGATCAGACGGTCTTTATGTTAAGCGTTGAAGGCGACAGCATGATTGACGCAGGCATACATAACGGCGATTATGTCATCGTGCGTCAACAACAAACCGCAAACAATGGAGATATTGTGGTGGCCATGACGGATGAAGACGAAGCCACAGTGAAACGCTTTTACAAGGAACGTGACCATATCCGGTTGCAGCCTGAGAATTCCGCACTTTCTCCTATCTTACTTAATCATGTTACGATTCTTGGTCGTGTCATTGGCTTATTTAGAGACATACACTAATATACTAAACATCCATAACTAAACATTGCCAAACAAGAAGAAGCTCCCCGGCTAAGCCGGGGAGCTTCTTCTTATTTGATCTTTAGTATTAATATGAAGTGATGTATTGATCGCGTTCCCACTGGTGAATCTGCGTTCTGTACATATCCCATTCGATTTCCTTAAGCTCATAGAAATGGGCCAAAGCATGATCGCCCAACGCGTCGCAGATGACATCATCACGCAACAACTCGCCTAATGCTTCTTTAAGGGAATATGGAAGTGTAGGAATGCCTTCATCGATCCGCTCTTCTTCGGTCATTACATAAATGTTGCGGTCCGTTGGCGCAGGCAACGACATCTTGTTCTTAATGCCGTCCAAGCCGGATTTCAGCATAACTGCCAAAGCTAAGTAAGGGTTAGCTGTCGGATCCGGGTTACGAACTTCGATGCGAGTGCTAAGACCGCGAGAAGCTGGAATACGAATCATTGGGCTACGGTTAGAAGCTGACCATGCCACGTAGCAAGGCGCCTCATAGCCTGGAACCAATCGTTTGTATGAGTTTACGGTAGGGTTGGTAATGGCTGCGAAAGCACGTGCATGCTTCAATACTCCTGCCATGTATTGGCGGGCCACCACACTCAGTCCAAGCTTGTCCTTCTCGTCATAGAAGGCGTTCTCGTTTCCACGGAACAGCGATTGGTGACAATGCATACCGGAACC
Protein-coding sequences here:
- a CDS encoding HAD family hydrolase — encoded protein: MSIQAVLFDLDDTLLWDDRSVLEAFEMVCESAADRLGVDARELEAAVRKEARALYESYETFPFTQMIGINPYEALWGNFTEGEHEQFRKLNELAPGYRKEAWTRALHVLGVDDEQAGAELGELFHQTRRKLPYVYEETYRVLDELKGKVKLLLLTNGSPDLQKEKLAMVPLMAPYFDHIMISGQFGQGKPAEAIFHHAMELLNINADEGLMVGDKLTTDILGSNRVGMKNVWINRRGLANDSDIRPTFQIKHLEELHDIIHSFAE
- a CDS encoding 1,2-dihydroxy-3-keto-5-methylthiopentene dioxygenase, with amino-acid sequence MAEIRLRNTNERITGEENVKAFLESQEVLYEHWNPDVMPAHLKEQFILTDENKQEILTAYEHEIKDLASRRGYQTWDIVALSEATPNLDAILKKFEDVHTHTEDEVRAIVAGRGIFIIKGTPEVGYFDVELEAGDVISVPEHKPHFFTLMDNRQIVAVRLFIETEGWIAHSFADPEFIKT
- the rnz gene encoding ribonuclease Z, which translates into the protein MDIYFLGTGAGMPTKERNVTSIALTQYEERGSFWLFDCGEATQHQVLRSPLKLSKLEFIWITHLHGDHIFGLPGLLSSRSNQGGTSPLTIFGPKGIEAYIRTSMQISQSRLNYDMNIVEISEGLVYEDEQCTVETALLDHRIDSYGYRIQEKPKPGSLDIAKVKSYGLLPGPQYGLLKNGTDVTLPEGTVIRSSDVVGPPQPGRIIVVLGDTRPCANVLRLAQGADLLVHEATFAQELAALAREFYHSTTSEAAHAAAAAGANQLVLTHISGRYADEGTDLLLEEARRIFPNTQVASDHSSYPIPLRAKEEK
- a CDS encoding magnesium transporter CorA family protein gives rise to the protein MKQEVTEKKLRTGLGQFIFPFSIEPNKRESMISQLVSDGYEPFYLNKMELEKKYYGSEFNVSHQRMERYFLPFTSNVLFPHEDDPDAMQRFSKKLDLECELNTPFHAIPFRILSIDVMLCPFDLGFITIRTELAGESIVLSTALEFASRLRVLQDVTDQDCQTSIQHDGVDYEEVEKFIFQKLASGILPFLDKSGMEGAYFETLPYFMDERMYCIFFYGLEEGEQYIQNDLYRVARLDGYDMDGKPFISSSNPDYIQRYCEIHSYNRWAPDTNYIVNEHTFACITNQTEGRMRHLANQMFGEYYYGLLLNMFHKIVLLKLSNCYSHVRMARDNDAIEDLIRNITKFSSKYFFLELVSQSQGREIFIMMRRIFNNNELYQDVKQTLMDLFKYQERFASRNQNYLLMILTLYTVVGGIYGMNQVIEDLKGDIDWGKMGGYSVFEYIALFITFSGLLVGFLLGAHVIRRYVKEQIKKNKQ
- a CDS encoding DNA-3-methyladenine glycosylase family protein, giving the protein MSAHRFEMIPSAPFDFERMTKRLQGVSHEMFRYEDGALVRTLRIADKVYLVGMRSTGNAEEPSLDIQVNAEHEIKPSDLEEVEARLRTMLTADVDLKSFYAHLEGDPVLSKVTADHYGLRFILEADLFECMTKTIIGQQVNLTFASTLNRRLVEAASKPLEINGTLYPVFPSAQEVAALTYEQLREQQFSQRKAEYVIDFARSVAEGTLDLETLRLKEDEDIINQLVKIRGIGRWTVECFLLFGMGRPNLLPAADIGLRNAIRKNYGLDVQPGEPFVREMGASWSPWCSYVTFYLWESLNQKTNVSTII
- a CDS encoding metal-dependent hydrolase, with amino-acid sequence MDTGSHLVFGASLAGLACLDPSVGGSDSMFHAVLIGTLIGSHAPDFDSIVRFKGPKAYIRHHRGITHSVPALFLWPLLLSLPLAAIFGVLSSWSHLYGWIFTAVCFHVFLDLFNAYGVQCFRPFTAKWFHLDTLSIFDPFLFTMHAGGLLVWILSDVNAGEMFKSLFGVTFVYILLRFIHQRWIVYKVREHFGNTGNCHVIPSLHWFYFQFMVETEQQFKTGYVRYGRIIHKDTYTKGEENPMIQASIHTDGVRAFLHFAQRVHVMCLEHRDGYKVVWSDMRFWHNHKLPFGAEVELDRNLNVISDTLGWNKKSWEAPYV
- the metH gene encoding methionine synthase, which encodes MNKPLLQEQLLKKILILDGAMGTMIQQADLTAEDFGSDDLDGCNEMLVLTRPDVISSIHEAYLEAGADILETNTFGSTSVVLAEYDLQDRAVELNKAAAKLAVDAAKKFSTPEWPRYVAGAMGPTTKTLSVTGGVTFDELVDSYFEQAQALIESGVDALLLETSQDTLNVKAGTIGIRRAFELTGIELPLMISGTIEPMGTTLAGQNIESFYISLEHLKPISIGLNCATGPEFMRDHIRTLSGIASSAVSCYPNAGLPDENGSYHESPESLAKKIGGFASQGWLNIAGGCCGTTPEHIRAMAETLSQYPPREQNGQHPPAVSGIETVYVEAENRPYMVGERTNVSGSRKFKRLIKEQKFEEASEIARAQVKGGAYIVDINLQDTDIDEYAAMETFIQQVVKKVKVPLMIDSTYDHIIELGLKYSQGKAIINSINLEDGEVKFESIVPLIHKYGAAVVVILIDERGQAVSREAKLEVADRSYDLLVNKYGLNPEDIIFDPNMFPIGSGDPQYLGSAVETIEGIRLIKEKYPKVHTILGLSNISFGLPDAGREVLNSVYLYHCTKAGLDYAIVNTEKLERYASIPEEERQLAERLIFDTNDETLAEFVAAFRNKKVEKKEKISNLSLEERLASYVVEGTKEGLIPDLDLALQKYAPLEVINGPLMAGMSEVGRLFNNNELIVAEVLQSAEVMKSSVTHLEQFMEKNETAVKGKILLATVKGDVHDIGKNLVEIILSNNGYQIVNLGIKVPPEQLIEAYRKEKPDAIGLSGLLVKSAQQMIITAQDLKNAGIDVPILVGGAALTRKFTKNRISPEYDGLVLYAKDAMDGLDIANQLSNPDQRAKLVAEMREFKESDVMESGRKDLPPLTRAVRSEISQDAPVFTPPDLDRHVLRDYPISHILPYVNMQMLLGHHLGLKGSVEQLLADRDPKATQLKDVVDGLLHEATTNGVYRASGMYRFFPAQSSGNDVIVYDPEDHTKVLKTFTFPRQQVDPYLCLADFLKPVSSGVMDYVGFLVVTAGSGVRELAEEMKAKGDYLRMHALQAVALELAEALAERMHQMMRDVCGYPDPVNMTMKQRLGARYQGIRVSFGYPACPNLEDQELLFDLLHPEDIGVELTEGFMMEPESSVSAMVFAHPQAQYFNVDKA